The genomic DNA ATTACGAATCCCCTGTAATTTACATCTTCTTTCAGTCTTTCCTCTCTCCCCCCACCATATTCTCTTTCAATGTTAAGACAAAAGAAATAAAAAAAATCTGGCAACAAGAGGTAGACTTCAAGGTAGAAGACTTCGTCCAGGAATTCGTTATGTATCCCTCCAAAGATGGGACCTTGATACCGATGTACATTATACACAGAAAGGACATAAAGTTGGACGGCAATAATCCCGCCCTCCTTACCGGCTATGGTGGATTTGCAGCGGGAATGAGACCTTATTTTCTTGGAAATAATAGCTACTTCAAAAGGGGCTTTGTGTATGCTATAGCTTGCCTGAGAGGGGGAGACGAATTCGGCGAGGAGTGGCATAAACAGGGGATGAGGGACAAAAAGCAAAACGTTTTTGACGATTTTATAAGCGCAGCAGAGTACCTGATCCAGAAGGGATACACAAATCCTGAAAGGCTTGCCATATCCGGCGGAAGTAATGGCGGTCTCCTCGTTGGTGCGGTAATGACCCAGAGGCCAGACCTCTTTCGGGCTGTTTACTGCGGGGTTCCTCTCCTTGATATGATCAGATACCACAAATTTGGAGTAGCACATATATGGATACCAGAATACGGAAATCCTGATAATCCTGAGGATTTCAAATACTTGTACGAATACTCTCCCTATCACAGAATAGATAGAAACTTAGATAAGATTTACCCCGCAGTCTACTTCCACACCGCCGAATTTGATGGAAGAGTTCACCCTATGCATGCAATGAAAATGGCTGCAAAGATGCAGAATTTAGTAAAGACGAAGGGACCTGTTCTCCTTTATGTTGAGCCAAAAGCAGGACATGGTGCGGGTAAGCCGAGAAAAAAACGGATTGAGGACATGACCCTCTCCACAATTTTTACCTTGTGGCAACTTGGCGTCAAAATATGAATGTAGTGGTAATAGGTGGAGGGCTTGCAGGGAGTGAATGCGCAATCAATTTAGCAAAGGCAGGTATAAAGGTTACCCTTTATGAAATGAGACCATTGCGTTTCACCCCCGCCCATAAGACCCCATATTTTGCGGAACTTGTATGCAGTAATTCCTTAAAATCCACCGAACTTCATAATGCACACGGCCTCCTCAAGAAAGAAATGGAAATTTTAGGTTCAAAACTCTTAGAGTTTGCGAAAGAAAGCTCAATAGCCAGTGGAAGAGCTTTGGTTGTTGACAGAGAACTATTTTCAAAAAAAATAACAGAAACTATTGAATCCCATCCTATGATTAAAATAGTAAGGGAAGAGGTAACCTTTCTACCTGAAGCCGACTACATAGTTATTGCCACCGGACCTCTAACCTCTGATAAATTTGCAGAATTTCTCAAAGGCTTAATTGGTGAAAGTTTTTTAAACTTCTATGACGCTGTGGCACCCATTGTTACCTCAGAATCTCTGGATACAAGCAAAATGTATTTCAAAGACAGACACGGTGAACAGGATGATATTTATCTAAACATACCTCTCACCAGGGACCAATACCTTGCTTTTGTCGAAGAACTCAGAAAAGCCGAAATACATGAGCCGCATCTCGAAGAAGACAGAGACTATTTTGAGGCCTGCCTGCCCATCGAAGTGATGGCTAAAAGAGGTAATGAGACTCTTCGCTATGGTCCTATGCGTCCTGATGGGCTTACACCACCTGATGGAAGCAAGCCTTACGCTGTTGTTCAGTTACGTGCTGAAAACCGGGAGAAAACCCTCTTCTCCCTTGTCGGCTTTCAAACCCAGCTCAAAATCAAAGAACAGGAAAGGATTTTTCGTATGTTACCCGGAATGGAAAAGGCTGAATTTGTGGTATATGGAAAGGTCCACAGGAACACCTACCTTAACTCTCCCCGGGTTCTTGATGACTACCTGAGGCTGAAGGGAAAAAATAACATCTTCTTTGCCGGTCAGATTGCAGGTACAGAAGGGTATGTAGAAGCAATCTGGGGAGGGTTATTGGTTTCAATATTTATCAGAAAACTATACAAAACGGGAAAACTACCCGAGCTTCCACCCAAAACCACTATAACCGGTGCATTGCTCGATTACATTACCCACTACCCTTATCAGGACTTCAAGCCGATGAATGCCAACCTTGGCATTTTAAGTCCCGTAAATTTTAGAATCCGTGGAAAAGACAGAAGGATATATAAATCTCAAAGAGCAATAAGGGACATAATAAAATGGAAGGAAGAACACTTATCAGAGATTTTCTGAGCTACCTCAAAAACGAGAAGGGCTTTTCGGAAAACACGGTATCATCTTACGAAGATGACTTAAATCAGTTCTGGGAGTTCATGCGAGATGGCCTTGGGATTAGGGAAATGGAATTAGTGTCGAGAAACCACATAAGAGAATTTATCTCTGTCTTACTTAGAACGGGCTTTTCAAAAAGAAGTGTAGAAAGGAAGCTTTCCTGTCTCAGAACCTTCTTTAAATACCTCAAAAGGCTTGGAATCATAGAAAAGAATCCTATGTTGGGAATCAGAAACCCCAAAAGAGACCAATACCTACCCGACGTACTCCCTGAAAAGAGACTCAACGAATTCCTCGACTCCTGGGAGCCACAAACTCTCAACGACTTCAGAGATAAAGCCATAATTGAGCTTATGTATTCTTGCGGACTTCGTGCTTCAGAGGTGATTGAATTAAAGTGGGAATCTCTGAGAGAAAAGGAAAGAGAATTGAAGGTGCTGGGTAAAGGCAAAAAGGAAAGAATTGTACCTGTGGGTGAAAAGGCATTACAAGCCATAAACTCTTACAAAGAGAAGCTGTTAAAAGAAAAAGGGGACTTGAACGAATATATTTTCGTAAACAAGTTTGGCAATAAACTCACCCGGAGGTCTCTCTGGGATATTATCAATAAAAGATTTGAAGCCCTCGCAAAACTGTATGGCGTTCATCCACATTCAATAAGACACAGTTTTGCCACTCACCTCTTAAACCACGGTGCAGATTTAAGATCTATTCAGGAACTTTTAGGCCATAAATCCCTCTCCACCACCTCGGTTTATACCAACCTCCCATTTTCGGCCCTTTTAGAGGTCTATAAGAAAACGCATCCAAGAGGTAAAGAGGATGAAAAATAAAGTACTTTTATGGCTTGGATTTGTCCTCAGTTTCCTTTTTTTAGCCTTGGTTTTGAAAGACTTTGAAGTAAAAAAACTTTACGAGATTATAAGCAGACTGAAAATCTGGCCACTCCTCGTTGCATCATTAACATTTTTTATAAGCTATTATATAAGGGGCTTAAGATGGAAATACCTCTTTCCCGAGGACCACGAAATTGACGTAGAAACCGCCGTAGGATCTTTTTTTATAGGAAGTTTCGGTAACAACATATTTCCTGCACGACTGGGAGACGTTTGGAGAATAGTGCTCCTTCACCAAAGAAATGGAATCCCCAAAAGTCTTGTCCTCGGAGCCACTGTTGTAGAAAGAATTTTTGACACCATTGCCATATTGATATGCGGAGTTGTTGCACTATTCTCATCAAACCTCCCCCGTTTCTATCGATACACCTTATTTGGACTCTTTATCCTTGTTGTATTTTCTATTTTTATAGCCTGGTATCTTGAAGAAAAATATCAGGACAAAATTAACTTACCAGCAAAACTTGTCTGGGTCATTAAAAACCTGAAACTGGCAATGAAACCTCTAAATAGCCCATCAAAATTTCTGAAAACCCTGGCAATCACCCTTTTCTCATGGGCTATTGAAGTTATGAGTTTTTACTACTTCTTTTACGCCTTTGGAGTAAAAACCTCAATCGCATTTTTGGCGCTTGTAGCGTTTTTCTTAAACATTGCCCTTTCAATTCCTTCTGCCCCTTCAAACATTGGAACCTTTGAATACGGATTTGTTCTTGCCGGAACTTTATGGAATTATGACAAAAGTGGGATTTTTACTATAGCCCTCGTAGTCCATTTCTTCAGGTTCGTAGTAAGGTCAATACCAGGGATATACTTTTCTTCAATCTGGCACTTTAAATTAAAATCTTAAGCTCCCCACTTCTTAAGTTTCAAACCCGCCGCCATGGCAATAGGAAGGAGGTGATACGCATACATAATACCCAGAGAACCTCTTGTACAATTCCTCTCTGTAAACCTCTCAATCCCGTCAAATCCCATATTCCTTGAATGTATGAGAAGCGGATTAGGGTGCCATGAGTGGGATTTAAGCAGGGAAGGCGTGGAATGATCGCCGGTAATCACAAAAACATCAGGATTTAAAGAAAGAATTTCGGGCAGATAGGAATCCAGCTCTTCAATGTATTTCACTTTTTTCAGGAAATCGCCATCTTCCCCAGCTTTATCTGTATATTTGTAATGAAGGTAGACAAAATCGTATTTTGCAAAATGGGCTTTGAGGTAATGGACAAGGTCAACAAAACTTTCACCTACGTCGGGAGTATCCATGCCAAGAATCCTCGTGATCCCTTTGTACATAGGGTAATTCGCTAGTGAGAGGGCCTTCATCCCTGTCTTTTCTTCAAAACTCTCTACCTTCGGCTTCAAGGAATATCCCCTGAGAAGGACCCCATTGGCCTTCTCCTCATCCTTCAAAACTTCAAGGACTTTATAAACCAGCCTATTTACAATTTCCGCTGTCTTTTCAGCTTCTTTTTCGTAAGCCTTCGCCTCCAAAAGCTTCATACCTTCTTTCTGGGGATCGGTATCGCTAACCCTGTCATGTAAATCCTTACCTTTTAATATGATTACGAACCTATGTTCTTTTCCCGGCAAAAAAGTAACTTTACAATCGTCAATATCCCTTATGTTTTCCGAGAGTTTCTTCACAATCCTCTTCATCTCTTCCGTTTCAATCCTTCCTGCCCTTCTATCGGTCACAACTCTATCCTCTGTGATGGTGCAAAAGTTCGCCCTGATCGCAAGTTCGTCATCGGACATAATATAGCCAATACCATAAGCCTCAAGGGCTCCTCTTCCAATCTCAACTTCCTCCGGATTGTATCCAAAGAGGGAAAAGTGGGCAGGCCCGCTTCCTGGCGTTATACCGTACTCCACAGGGATAGTTAAACCAAGAACTGAATGTGGGGCAAGATTATCAAGATTTGGAGTTCTCGCATATTCCAATTCCGTTTTGTTTTCAAAGTCGGGATGTGGAATCCCCCCAAGGCCGTCAGCCACGAGGAATAAAATCTTAGAATTATTCTTCTGGTAAAGTTCTCTTATCTTCATTGCCGCCTCCTAAAAGGTTTCCTCAAAAATAAGGTCATCATTGACCCTTTTAATTTTAACGTTAAACACCCTTTCCAAAAGTTTAAAATCCACATTTTCCCTCTTGCCAAGGTACTCTACCCTCCCGTCGTTTAATACGAGGAGTTCATCGGAAAACCTATAAGCAAAATTTATGTCATGAATAATTGCAATTACGGTCTTCCCATTCGCTTTCATTCTTCTCAAAGCGCCAAAAAACCAAAGCTTATGATCTATGTCAAGGTGGGCTGTAGGCTCATCCATAATTAAAATTTTTGAATCCTGGGCAATCATCCTTGCTATCCTTACCCTGGCAAGCTCACCCTGGGAGAGCTCCCACAGATACTTTTTACCAAGTTTATGAGTCTGCGTAATTTTTTTCGCAGTCTCAATAATGGAATAGTCAATATCACTCAACCCCGCAAAGCCAGTAATATAAGGATACCTCGCCAGCTCCAAATAATCATCCACCCTCAACACCTCATTATAGATAATCTCCGTTGATGGAAGGGCTGAAATGTACTTAACCAGCTCCTTGCGGGGATAGGAGTTAATATCTCTACCCCATACCAAAACTTTATTATGCTCGGGTTTTATAATACCTGTGAGCAGTCTAAAAAGGGTCGTCTTCCCGGAGCCATTGGGACCAATAATAGATAAGAAAGTACCCTGTTCCACTGAAAAGCTAACATTCTTAATCAGAGGTTCAAAGAATTTAACATAAGAGAAGCTGAGGTCCTTAACCTCTATTACCTTCATTTCTCTGCCTCCACACAATCCAGAAAAAGAACGGGACCGCAAAAATACCCAGAATAATACTGAGAGGAAGTTCCACCGGTGCAACCACTCTCGAAACCGAATCCGCAACAAGTAGCATTAAAGACCCTCCAAGCCCACTCACCGGCAAAAGCACCGCGTGCTTACCGCCGATTATCTTCTTTATAATATTTGGAACCATAAGCCCTACAAATCCTATAGCCCCTGTGATTGAAACAATCAGTGCGGTACTTGCCGAAGTGGTAAAAAAAACCATTATCCTTATTTTATTTACATCAATTCCCAGGCTCAACGCCTCAGGATCGCCCAAGGTAATTGCATCCAGCTCTTTCGTTTTTAAAAGAGGTAGTGAAGCTACAATAAGCGCTAAGAACAGAGTGATAACAAGGAGAGGCAGTTCGCCTTCTGTAACTATCACTCCCGTAAATCCCCAGAGTATGTAAAGAATCTCCTCCAGTACTTCCCTTTTCAGCACCAGAAGATAAAAAACAATTCCATTGAAGAAAAAATTGAGAAAAAGTCCACCAAGAATAAGCAGTTCTTTAACAAGACTGCCCTTTACCCTTGCAAGGTAATAGATAAAGAAAATGGCAAGAACAGAAAAGATAAAAGCCGGAATTGAAAAGACAAACTGCAAACTTATGCCTGCAACCTTAGAAATTGCAATACCCAAAAGAGCACCCGAAGAAACGCCAAGAATATAGGGGTCTGCCAGAGGATTTTGAAGAATTGTCTGGAGCGATACACCCGATATTGCAAGCACATAGCCTGCAACAAAAGTGACCACAAACCTGAGAATCCTCAGCCTTAAAATCTCCTCGGAAGGTGTCTTAAAAGTAAAATTGGTCACGTAAAGGTAGCTAAAAACAAAGAGCACAAGGAGTAAGACAATCAAATAAATGTACCAATATTTTCGCATATAGATTATTTTAAAGTGCTCACTTTGATTGGACAAAAGCTTTTTCTTATAATCTTAATAGAAGGAGGAGTGAAATGTCAATTGTGAAACCCTTTAAAGCCGGAAGACCCAAAAGGGAGTTCGTAGAACAAGTTAATTGCCCACCTTACGATGTTATTTCTGTGAAAGAGGCAAAGGAACTTTACAAAAAGAGTGAACTCAGCTACGTCAAGGTAATAAGGCCTGAGGTTCACTTCCCCGATGATTTTGACCCATACAGAGAAGAGGTCTATTTAAAGGGAAAGGAAAACCTGCATCAATACTTTAAAGATGGCATTTTCTTTGTAGAAGATAAACCCTCCTTTTACATTTACGAAGAAATAATGGGAGATATTAGACAGGTCGGCCTCGTGGGAGTCTTCTCCTGCAAAGAATACGAAGAAGGGAAAATTAAGAAACACGAATTAACAAGGGAAGAAAAAGAAATCGACAGAGCCAAACATATTGACATTCTTGGTGCCCAGACAGAACCGGTATTTCTTGCATACAGATCCATGGAAAAGCT from bacterium includes the following:
- the trmFO gene encoding methylenetetrahydrofolate--tRNA-(uracil(54)-C(5))-methyltransferase (FADH(2)-oxidizing) TrmFO — translated: MNVVVIGGGLAGSECAINLAKAGIKVTLYEMRPLRFTPAHKTPYFAELVCSNSLKSTELHNAHGLLKKEMEILGSKLLEFAKESSIASGRALVVDRELFSKKITETIESHPMIKIVREEVTFLPEADYIVIATGPLTSDKFAEFLKGLIGESFLNFYDAVAPIVTSESLDTSKMYFKDRHGEQDDIYLNIPLTRDQYLAFVEELRKAEIHEPHLEEDRDYFEACLPIEVMAKRGNETLRYGPMRPDGLTPPDGSKPYAVVQLRAENREKTLFSLVGFQTQLKIKEQERIFRMLPGMEKAEFVVYGKVHRNTYLNSPRVLDDYLRLKGKNNIFFAGQIAGTEGYVEAIWGGLLVSIFIRKLYKTGKLPELPPKTTITGALLDYITHYPYQDFKPMNANLGILSPVNFRIRGKDRRIYKSQRAIRDIIKWKEEHLSEIF
- a CDS encoding tyrosine recombinase — protein: MEGRTLIRDFLSYLKNEKGFSENTVSSYEDDLNQFWEFMRDGLGIREMELVSRNHIREFISVLLRTGFSKRSVERKLSCLRTFFKYLKRLGIIEKNPMLGIRNPKRDQYLPDVLPEKRLNEFLDSWEPQTLNDFRDKAIIELMYSCGLRASEVIELKWESLREKERELKVLGKGKKERIVPVGEKALQAINSYKEKLLKEKGDLNEYIFVNKFGNKLTRRSLWDIINKRFEALAKLYGVHPHSIRHSFATHLLNHGADLRSIQELLGHKSLSTTSVYTNLPFSALLEVYKKTHPRGKEDEK
- a CDS encoding lysylphosphatidylglycerol synthase transmembrane domain-containing protein, with protein sequence MKNKVLLWLGFVLSFLFLALVLKDFEVKKLYEIISRLKIWPLLVASLTFFISYYIRGLRWKYLFPEDHEIDVETAVGSFFIGSFGNNIFPARLGDVWRIVLLHQRNGIPKSLVLGATVVERIFDTIAILICGVVALFSSNLPRFYRYTLFGLFILVVFSIFIAWYLEEKYQDKINLPAKLVWVIKNLKLAMKPLNSPSKFLKTLAITLFSWAIEVMSFYYFFYAFGVKTSIAFLALVAFFLNIALSIPSAPSNIGTFEYGFVLAGTLWNYDKSGIFTIALVVHFFRFVVRSIPGIYFSSIWHFKLKS
- a CDS encoding 2,3-bisphosphoglycerate-independent phosphoglycerate mutase gives rise to the protein MKIRELYQKNNSKILFLVADGLGGIPHPDFENKTELEYARTPNLDNLAPHSVLGLTIPVEYGITPGSGPAHFSLFGYNPEEVEIGRGALEAYGIGYIMSDDELAIRANFCTITEDRVVTDRRAGRIETEEMKRIVKKLSENIRDIDDCKVTFLPGKEHRFVIILKGKDLHDRVSDTDPQKEGMKLLEAKAYEKEAEKTAEIVNRLVYKVLEVLKDEEKANGVLLRGYSLKPKVESFEEKTGMKALSLANYPMYKGITRILGMDTPDVGESFVDLVHYLKAHFAKYDFVYLHYKYTDKAGEDGDFLKKVKYIEELDSYLPEILSLNPDVFVITGDHSTPSLLKSHSWHPNPLLIHSRNMGFDGIERFTERNCTRGSLGIMYAYHLLPIAMAAGLKLKKWGA
- a CDS encoding ABC transporter ATP-binding protein, which translates into the protein MKVIEVKDLSFSYVKFFEPLIKNVSFSVEQGTFLSIIGPNGSGKTTLFRLLTGIIKPEHNKVLVWGRDINSYPRKELVKYISALPSTEIIYNEVLRVDDYLELARYPYITGFAGLSDIDYSIIETAKKITQTHKLGKKYLWELSQGELARVRIARMIAQDSKILIMDEPTAHLDIDHKLWFFGALRRMKANGKTVIAIIHDINFAYRFSDELLVLNDGRVEYLGKRENVDFKLLERVFNVKIKRVNDDLIFEETF
- a CDS encoding iron ABC transporter permease — translated: MRKYWYIYLIVLLLVLFVFSYLYVTNFTFKTPSEEILRLRILRFVVTFVAGYVLAISGVSLQTILQNPLADPYILGVSSGALLGIAISKVAGISLQFVFSIPAFIFSVLAIFFIYYLARVKGSLVKELLILGGLFLNFFFNGIVFYLLVLKREVLEEILYILWGFTGVIVTEGELPLLVITLFLALIVASLPLLKTKELDAITLGDPEALSLGIDVNKIRIMVFFTTSASTALIVSITGAIGFVGLMVPNIIKKIIGGKHAVLLPVSGLGGSLMLLVADSVSRVVAPVELPLSIILGIFAVPFFFWIVWRQRNEGNRG